The following coding sequences lie in one Stigmatopora nigra isolate UIUO_SnigA chromosome 4, RoL_Snig_1.1, whole genome shotgun sequence genomic window:
- the LOC144196077 gene encoding vesicle-associated membrane protein 8-like → MDYDPELGGAAGNPEQIDKVQSLKSEVDGVKHIMTQNVDRILARGERLDDLMDKSEGLQDGAKHFKHTSQKVARSYWWKNVKLVVVIVVVVLIIVLIIILLATGVIPVSAPLPPIVEPTTSP, encoded by the exons aTGGACTATGACCCG GAGTTGGGGGGTGCGGCTGGAAATCCAGAGCAAATCGATAAAGTGCAGTCCTTGAAGAGCGAAGTCGATGGCGTGAAACACATCATGACGCAAAATGTGGACCGAATCCTGGCCCGTGGGGAGAGGTTGGATGATCTGATGGACAAGTCAGAGGGTCTGCAAGATGGG GCCAAACACTTCAAACACACGTCACAAAAAGTGGCTCGCTCCTATTGGTGGAAAAATGTCAAGCTGGTCGTTGTCATCGTGGTGGTGGTCCTCATCATCGTGCTCATCATTATCCTGCTGGCCACTGGTGTCATTCCTGTTAGCGCCCCCTTGCCGCCCATTGTGGAGCCCACCACCAGCCCTTAA